Proteins from a genomic interval of Lolium perenne isolate Kyuss_39 chromosome 1, Kyuss_2.0, whole genome shotgun sequence:
- the LOC127330171 gene encoding putative F-box/FBD/LRR-repeat protein At4g03220 gives MEIPAQRPKLSDGGDSGSEDRLSDLPEDLLLRILDNIRDVPVAARTSVLSSRWRRLWRLLPVLNFPFPTDPQHIRLALQSHEAPVLWILQADVLDGTPDSMASWLLIAAPRLFGRLSLTSRASQNGPEEDMADERGAFELPCFQNAASIRLELGPLGVSIPPLGVFARLNDLSLVCVQLHGPCMLGDLVSSPRCPVLRKLIIKAASGLGNLAIHSDSLIAISLKDVHLHPADALGPGHVTIESNSLLQMELMSVHSLQQLTITAPALKCIYVDSCFANYRARASRHNQPVANIYAPRLKSLYWHDAYDPSSTQFGNIENLETLGAYLFHVYGRDNYAPNNYLLRLLRRFQLILSLRFLLHYQLDITDQQFLMEDMARLPNIARMSLGICPQGHSFGASVFHLLRMSTGLKILWLALVGSTSHPEVELIEVIEAVKLQKL, from the exons ATGGAGATCCCTGCCCAGCGACCCAAGCTCTCAGATGGCGGCGACAGCGGTAGCGAGGACCGCCTCAGCGACCTTCCCGAAGACCTTCTTCTCCGCATCCTTGACAACATCCGCGACGTACCCGTCGCCGCGCGAACCAGCGTCCTCTCCAGCCGCTGGCGACGCCTCTGGAGGCTGCTCCCGGTGCTCAACTTCCCCTTCCCCACTGACCCACAGCACATACGTCTTGCCCTCCAATCCCATGAAGCTCCGGTCCTCTGGATCCTCCAAGCCGACGTCTTGGATGGCACCCCCGATTCCATGGCGTCCTGGCTCCTCATCGCCGCGCCCCGCCTCTTCGGCCGTCTGTCCCTCACCAGCAGGGCGTCACAGAACGGACCAGAGGAGGACATGGCCGACGAGAGAGGAGCCTTTGAGCTGCCCTGCTTCCAGAACGCCGCCTCGATCCGCCTCGAACTAGGGCCTCTTGGGGTCTCCATTCCACCATTGGGCGTGTTCGCAAGGCTCAACGACCTCTCCCTGGTTTGTGTCCAGCTACATGGTCCGTGCATGCTCGGTGACCTTGTCTCCTCGCCACGCTGCCCGGTCTTACGGAAACTCATCATCAAAGCGGCCTCGGGTCTAGGCAACCTTGCAATCCACTCTGATTCGCTCATAGCAATCAGCCTAAAGGATGTGCATCTGCACCCAGCCGATGCCCTTGGTCCGGGCCACGTCACCATTGAGTCCAACTCTCTCTTGCAAATGGAGCTAATGAGTGTGCATTCCTTGCAGCAGCTCACTATTACGGCTCCAGCACTCAAATGTATTTATGTGGACTCTTGCTTTGCAAACTACCGTGCTAGGGCTTCGAGGCATAATCAACCGGTTGCAAACATCTACGCTCCTCGGCTCAAGTCTCTCTATTGGCATGATGCCTATGACCCAAGCTCCACGCAGTTTGGCAACATAGAAAATCTCGAGACGCTGGGTGCATACCTTTTTCATGTATATGGAAGAGATAACTATGCTCCAAATAACTACCTTCTGAGGCTTCTAAGGCGCTTTCAGCTCATCCTCAGTCTCAGATTCTTGCTTCACTATCAGCTG GACATTACCGACCAGCAGTTCTTGATGGAAGACATGGCAAGGCTCCCGAATATTGCACGCATGTCCCTGGGTATATGTCCCCAAGGACATTCCTTTGGAGCGAGTGTGTTTCATCTTCTCAGGATGTCTACTGGTTTGAAAATACTGTGGCTTGCACTTGTCGGTTCAACTAGCCACCCAGAG GTTGAGCTAATTGAAGTTATCGAGGCAGTGAAACTACAAAAGCTTTGA